The region TGTATTTATCTAAAAATTGTTGAGTAATGCGATTTTTGTCTGCCGAACAAATGTAAACAGTTTCGCCGTCTTCGGCATTAGAAGTAATAAGAATATCTATTAAGCTAAGATATCTACTTTCGTCGGCAAAAATAACTTTTTGCGCCTGCTTATATGCGTCGTCGATAAGTTGAAGTTTGTGCGCAAGCAAAACTTTTTTGCCTTCAAGGTTGGTTTGCGATTGAGAGCGACGCATTATATCTTGACAAAGTTCGTCGCAATATTTTTGTAGAGCTAGTTCTTCTTCTTTAATTGTAAGCTCGGCCTTTTGGGCAATTTCTTTTGCCTCGCTTAAAGCCGTTTGTTCAATCTCTACGCATTTATTTGTGGCGTCTTGCAAAATTCTATCGGTTATTACTTTGGTTGCGCTCATTATACAGCTACTCCAAACCATACGATT is a window of Clostridia bacterium DNA encoding:
- a CDS encoding V-type ATP synthase subunit E: MSATKVITDRILQDATNKCVEIEQTALSEAKEIAQKAELTIKEEELALQKYCDELCQDIMRRSQSQTNLEGKKVLLAHKLQLIDDAYKQAQKVIFADESRYLSLIDILITSNAEDGETVYICSADKNRITQQFLDKYNLHLLLSKKYLDISGGILLAKKEYDKNLTLERIFVASREKKEAQVLKILFGD